A part of Melittangium boletus DSM 14713 genomic DNA contains:
- a CDS encoding DUF2380 domain-containing protein: MTATAPELAAKPAQQSVTLTRQAVLGAIDGVRDSIGHIADTLPKLAASQAGIAGDNDVFVPYINYGTIQLQWLKDSLGGAALLTDTASTVGEPEMELALLRLSGPRLQATLLGAHLLSAWLDFLNLADAILQHAPFYSDERLVRDLDRVRKMLEPSMTALSSLEPAQVEATASTLPSLMGQLTRESYSIREAVRVATERGGQMMLAAQLVEMLTQASMMKLSLPRLPPAAPATLGVGLVMGANGVMMGTRVAVSAEWVEMMRRLVRAGVISAPVAGTAVRIHTGQVLMSQSHDELPKGVRDALGDGPEVRGMHQTGRAGAGMAEPPRHHVLPREHREWFEKRGFTGDMSIDRFCVKMEQAKHEAIHGGGDWRLGRLWPGEWNQMIMKALREAELEAGRMLTRNEILKVVAGYMKEYKIPMNFTPWSGR; this comes from the coding sequence GTGACGGCAACGGCCCCTGAGCTCGCGGCGAAACCAGCGCAACAGAGCGTCACACTGACCCGGCAAGCGGTTCTCGGAGCCATTGACGGCGTACGAGACTCCATTGGCCACATCGCCGACACACTCCCCAAGCTCGCGGCCAGTCAGGCCGGCATCGCCGGGGATAACGACGTGTTTGTCCCGTACATCAACTACGGCACGATTCAATTGCAATGGCTCAAGGACTCACTGGGTGGCGCCGCCCTGCTGACGGACACGGCTTCCACGGTCGGGGAGCCTGAGATGGAACTCGCGCTCCTCCGCCTCTCCGGGCCACGGCTCCAGGCCACCCTACTCGGTGCGCACCTGCTCTCCGCGTGGCTCGACTTCCTGAACCTCGCCGACGCCATCCTCCAGCACGCTCCCTTTTACAGCGACGAGCGGCTGGTTCGGGACCTGGACCGCGTGCGGAAGATGCTGGAGCCGTCCATGACGGCGCTTTCCTCTCTGGAGCCAGCGCAGGTCGAGGCCACGGCGAGCACGCTTCCCAGCCTGATGGGCCAGCTCACCCGCGAGTCTTATTCGATACGTGAGGCCGTGCGCGTGGCAACGGAGCGCGGCGGTCAGATGATGCTGGCGGCGCAACTCGTCGAGATGCTCACCCAGGCCTCGATGATGAAGCTGTCGCTGCCAAGGCTGCCGCCGGCCGCTCCCGCGACACTCGGAGTGGGCCTCGTGATGGGAGCCAACGGCGTGATGATGGGGACGCGGGTAGCAGTCTCCGCCGAGTGGGTCGAGATGATGCGTCGGCTCGTGCGGGCGGGAGTCATCTCCGCACCCGTCGCTGGCACAGCTGTGCGGATACACACCGGACAGGTGCTGATGTCCCAATCGCACGACGAGTTGCCCAAGGGCGTGCGCGACGCGCTCGGCGACGGACCCGAGGTGCGCGGCATGCACCAGACGGGCAGGGCGGGGGCGGGTATGGCCGAGCCGCCACGGCATCACGTCCTGCCAAGAGAGCACCGCGAGTGGTTCGAGAAGCGCGGCTTCACCGGTGACATGAGCATCGACCGGTTCTGCGTCAAGATGGAGCAAGCCAAACATGAGGCGATCCACGGCGGTGGCGACTGGCGATTGGGTCGCTTGTGGCCCGGAGAGTGGAATCAGATGATCATGAAGGCGCTGCGAGAGGCCGAGCTCGAAGCTGGCCGGATGTTGACGCGAAACGAGATCCTCAAGGTCGTAGCGGGATACATGAAGGAGTACAAGATCCCGATGAACTTCACGCCCTGGAGTGGAAGATGA
- the fdhD gene encoding formate dehydrogenase accessory sulfurtransferase FdhD codes for MEPPSRPLPPGVTRRPVGRYAPDTGLSPPEPDSVALEEPLDLRVSGDTVALTMRMPGADRFLVTGFLFSEGLIHSVDDLGGLVHCGRPGEEGYGNVIEVTPAPGLVWDLERVSASKRGTLTTAACGVCGRRSVDDLLASCHPVPPGSGIAASVLARAPDILRTVQPHFEHTGGVHAAAALDTEGRVLAAFEDVGRHNAVDKVVGALVLEHGLRSARAARPEAFQPTLLVVSGRAGFDILQKAAVARFPLVASVSAATSLSIDLAERAGITLATFVRGGRFNVYTHPERLREM; via the coding sequence ATGGAGCCACCCTCGCGCCCCCTGCCTCCCGGCGTCACCCGGAGGCCCGTTGGCCGCTACGCGCCGGACACGGGGCTCTCGCCTCCCGAGCCCGACTCCGTGGCGCTCGAGGAACCCCTCGACCTCCGCGTGAGCGGCGACACCGTGGCCCTCACCATGCGCATGCCCGGCGCGGACCGCTTCCTCGTCACGGGCTTCCTCTTCTCCGAGGGCCTCATCCACTCGGTGGATGACCTGGGCGGGCTCGTGCACTGCGGCCGACCCGGAGAAGAAGGCTACGGCAACGTCATCGAGGTGACGCCCGCGCCGGGGCTCGTGTGGGACCTCGAGCGCGTGAGCGCGAGCAAGCGCGGCACCCTCACCACGGCGGCCTGCGGCGTGTGCGGCCGGCGCAGCGTGGATGACTTGCTGGCCTCGTGCCACCCCGTGCCCCCCGGCTCCGGAATCGCCGCGTCCGTGCTCGCCCGCGCGCCGGACATCCTGCGCACCGTGCAGCCCCACTTCGAGCACACGGGCGGAGTCCATGCCGCCGCGGCGCTCGACACCGAGGGCCGGGTGCTCGCCGCCTTCGAGGACGTGGGCCGCCACAACGCGGTGGACAAGGTGGTGGGGGCGCTGGTGCTCGAGCACGGCTTGCGCTCGGCGCGCGCGGCCCGGCCCGAGGCCTTCCAACCCACGCTGCTCGTGGTCAGCGGGCGCGCGGGCTTCGACATCCTCCAGAAGGCGGCGGTGGCGCGCTTTCCGCTCGTGGCGAGCGTGTCGGCGGCCACCTCGCTGTCCATCGATCTGGCCGAGCGCGCGGGCATCACGCTCGCCACGTTCGTGCGCGGTGGACGCTTCAACGTCTACACCCACCCCGAGCGCCTGCGCGAGATGTAG
- a CDS encoding winged helix-turn-helix transcriptional regulator, producing the protein MAERKRPGHLARAVTKQAERKERGDLYAPLCPSRGVLEHVTSRWGVLVLVVLLQGTRRFSELRREVAGVSEKMLAQTLQALEQDGFVLREVYPVIPPRVDYSLTPLGREVAGHVEVLTDWIEENLSRVLEARKRHVPKRGTEE; encoded by the coding sequence ATGGCGGAAAGAAAAAGACCCGGGCACCTGGCGCGGGCGGTGACGAAGCAAGCGGAGCGGAAGGAGCGGGGCGACCTGTACGCCCCCCTGTGTCCCTCGCGCGGCGTGCTGGAGCACGTGACGAGCCGCTGGGGGGTGCTGGTGCTGGTGGTGTTGCTCCAGGGCACCCGCCGCTTCAGCGAGCTGCGGCGCGAGGTGGCGGGCGTGAGCGAGAAGATGCTGGCGCAGACGCTCCAGGCGCTGGAGCAGGACGGCTTCGTGCTGCGCGAGGTGTACCCGGTGATTCCGCCCCGGGTGGACTACAGCCTGACGCCCCTGGGGCGAGAGGTGGCCGGGCACGTGGAGGTGCTGACGGATTGGATCGAGGAGAACCTGTCCCGCGTCCTGGAGGCGCGGAAGCGGCACGTGCCGAAGCGAGGCACGGAGGAATGA
- a CDS encoding MarR family winged helix-turn-helix transcriptional regulator produces MTKPRIGDALVDAVVSTAHRLRNQANERLRECGLSLARLKVMDLLEAQPRRMREVSDALGVVPRTLTDTVDGLEAEGLVRREEDPEDRRATLLRLTEPGRERLHQAHALLDSVHRARSSRLSAAEREQLLTLLTRFSEG; encoded by the coding sequence ATGACGAAGCCCCGGATCGGAGATGCCCTGGTGGACGCGGTGGTCTCCACCGCGCACCGGCTGCGCAACCAGGCGAACGAGCGCTTGCGCGAGTGCGGGCTGTCGCTCGCGCGGCTCAAGGTGATGGATTTATTGGAGGCCCAGCCCCGGCGGATGCGCGAGGTGAGTGACGCGCTGGGGGTGGTACCCCGCACGCTCACCGACACGGTGGATGGGCTGGAGGCCGAGGGGCTGGTGCGTCGGGAGGAGGACCCCGAGGATCGGCGCGCCACGTTGCTGCGGCTCACCGAGCCGGGACGCGAGCGGTTGCACCAGGCGCACGCCCTGCTCGACTCGGTGCACCGCGCCCGCTCGTCCCGGCTCTCCGCCGCCGAGCGCGAGCAACTGCTCACCCTCCTCACCCGCTTCAGCGAGGGGTGA
- a CDS encoding NUDIX hydrolase, which yields MSEDRSWEGNWKLRLYERIRERGFPSLTAFAEARPTASLIALAEELGEDDIAAVQVFSGLVAEAERSGQLTRLVRGQLVRELSQHLPNGWPAVIDDSNRFDVAHALARWSTYTPETHQKRVEQARAVLRAKPPPPGWRPLGPDDELLRTLLPDEEA from the coding sequence ATGAGTGAGGACCGCTCCTGGGAGGGAAACTGGAAGCTCCGCTTGTACGAGCGGATCCGCGAGCGAGGTTTCCCTTCGCTGACCGCCTTCGCCGAGGCACGCCCCACCGCCTCGCTGATAGCTCTAGCCGAGGAGCTTGGAGAGGACGACATCGCCGCGGTACAGGTGTTCAGCGGATTGGTCGCCGAAGCGGAGCGGAGTGGACAGCTTACACGCTTGGTGCGCGGACAGCTCGTGCGCGAGCTGTCCCAGCATCTCCCGAACGGCTGGCCCGCCGTGATTGACGACAGCAATCGTTTCGATGTCGCCCATGCACTCGCGCGTTGGAGTACGTACACCCCAGAGACGCATCAGAAACGCGTTGAGCAGGCCAGGGCAGTGCTCCGCGCCAAACCACCGCCGCCCGGCTGGCGTCCGCTCGGCCCCGATGACGAACTTCTCCGCACGCTTCTGCCCGACGAGGAAGCCTGA
- a CDS encoding nucleotidyl transferase AbiEii/AbiGii toxin family protein, with the protein MNFVHDDPDFDDLLRITANQRRLSLGLVEKDYWVTHTLWALHATGFEVWFKGGTSLSKGFSLIHRFSEDLDLKLDPGTVALPAVSNWKSEGTQATSQRRAYFEALPTLACVPGTSAVLDTDSADKHWFQANVRVSYPARHRGDLGGVLRPFVLLEVGNARVTPFVRRDMQSFVHDELMRLGQLDDFADNRPKEVRCVHPLVTLLEKLDALQRHVPRADREPASFVRHYEDAALIIAAEATLPSLLDYPDVGALVTEMRKQKQIAPPPRPDSLAFSLQPGARTKAIRDAFAAIQPMFWGPRMTLDEATDSIRAWLERTPLPSG; encoded by the coding sequence GTGAACTTCGTCCACGACGATCCCGATTTCGACGACCTCCTGCGGATTACCGCCAATCAGCGGCGGCTCTCACTGGGGCTCGTCGAGAAGGACTACTGGGTTACCCATACGCTATGGGCGCTCCATGCGACGGGGTTCGAGGTCTGGTTCAAAGGGGGCACCTCGCTCTCCAAGGGGTTCTCCCTCATCCATCGATTCTCCGAGGATCTCGATCTCAAGCTGGATCCTGGGACGGTGGCCTTGCCCGCTGTTTCGAATTGGAAGAGCGAGGGGACCCAGGCGACAAGCCAGCGCCGAGCCTATTTCGAGGCGCTCCCCACGCTCGCCTGCGTTCCGGGGACGAGCGCCGTGTTGGACACCGACAGCGCGGACAAGCACTGGTTCCAGGCCAACGTGCGAGTCTCCTATCCCGCTCGCCATCGCGGTGACCTCGGTGGAGTTCTGCGTCCCTTCGTGTTGCTTGAGGTTGGCAATGCGCGCGTGACGCCCTTCGTGCGGCGCGACATGCAGTCTTTCGTCCACGACGAGCTCATGAGATTGGGTCAACTGGACGATTTCGCGGACAATCGTCCCAAGGAAGTGCGCTGCGTGCATCCCCTCGTCACTCTCCTCGAGAAGCTCGATGCCCTCCAGCGGCATGTGCCCAGAGCGGACCGGGAGCCTGCCTCTTTTGTGCGCCACTACGAGGATGCCGCTCTCATCATCGCCGCGGAAGCAACTCTTCCTTCGTTGCTGGACTACCCCGATGTGGGGGCGTTGGTGACCGAGATGCGCAAGCAGAAGCAGATTGCTCCACCGCCAAGACCTGATTCGCTCGCATTCTCGCTACAACCAGGTGCGCGCACCAAAGCTATTCGTGACGCCTTCGCCGCCATCCAGCCCATGTTCTGGGGACCGCGGATGACACTCGATGAGGCAACGGATTCGATCCGTGCTTGGCTTGAGCGCACGCCCCTGCCCTCTGGGTAG
- the mobA gene encoding molybdenum cofactor guanylyltransferase, producing the protein MREREGEFPEVTLAVIAGGQGSRLGGVAKGLLEVEGRTVLERVLALGSCLGDTLLVANVPGPYARFGVRTVGDVVPERGAPGGVHAALEGSRTEWVLAVACDMPFVTEAAVRVLLGARGPGVDAVAFTVEGRVEPLLALYRKSLSAPWGEALRAGEPSLRALLSQCQARLLPEDALRAVDPTLRAVMSVNTPEDLARHGATLPSSSWTRWE; encoded by the coding sequence ATGCGCGAGCGGGAAGGGGAGTTCCCGGAGGTGACGCTGGCGGTGATCGCCGGGGGGCAGGGCTCGCGTCTGGGCGGGGTGGCCAAGGGCCTCTTGGAGGTGGAGGGCCGGACGGTCCTGGAGCGGGTGCTGGCGCTGGGGAGCTGCCTGGGGGACACGCTGCTGGTGGCGAATGTGCCCGGGCCTTATGCGCGCTTCGGGGTGCGCACGGTGGGGGACGTGGTGCCGGAGCGGGGGGCGCCGGGGGGCGTGCACGCGGCGTTGGAGGGCTCGCGCACGGAGTGGGTGCTGGCGGTGGCGTGCGACATGCCCTTCGTGACGGAGGCGGCGGTGCGGGTGCTGCTCGGGGCGCGCGGGCCCGGCGTGGACGCGGTGGCCTTCACGGTGGAGGGCCGGGTGGAGCCGTTGCTGGCCCTGTACCGGAAGTCACTGTCCGCGCCCTGGGGCGAGGCGCTAAGGGCCGGGGAGCCTTCGTTGCGCGCCCTGCTGTCCCAATGTCAGGCGAGGCTCTTGCCCGAGGACGCGCTCCGGGCGGTGGATCCGACTCTCCGCGCGGTGATGAGTGTGAACACGCCGGAAGACCTCGCGCGTCATGGGGCCACGCTTCCGTCCTCCTCCTGGACTCGGTGGGAATAA
- the glp gene encoding gephyrin-like molybdotransferase Glp has translation MTLTPLATARQLALDALTPAAPEHVPLLESLGRFLAGPLIASRSLPGCPMSAMDGYAVIAEETVGATRDTPVRLRVSETIYAGHLPLRTLQPGQAARIFTGAPLPPGATAVVRQEATRPASDDTVDLFVTVPPGRDIRPEGEDLLLGASVLHAGQRIDAAVLGVLASLGDPLVLVRPPPRVAVLATGDELVPPGTPALPHQVYESNLVLVAALASEAGAQVVARERARDDDDVLRPALQRLAKRADVLITTGGASVGDRDRVKRVLSALGCTFLVDGVAIKPGKPVAVGRLGSTAVVVLPGTPGAATVAFDQFARPLLLHHQGVREQRRRVRARLDEGRHKQAGLTYLVSGTLETREDGQLWARIRAQGAGQLLGNVGAEGHAILPPGRADFSEGDTVDFECFDRPQYLAAEAP, from the coding sequence ATGACCCTCACTCCGCTCGCCACCGCCCGGCAGCTCGCCCTCGACGCGCTCACTCCCGCAGCTCCCGAGCACGTCCCCCTCCTGGAGTCCCTGGGCCGCTTCCTCGCGGGCCCCCTCATCGCCTCGCGCTCGCTGCCCGGCTGCCCCATGTCCGCCATGGATGGGTATGCCGTGATCGCCGAGGAGACCGTCGGCGCCACCCGCGACACGCCCGTGCGCCTGCGCGTCAGCGAGACCATCTACGCCGGGCACCTGCCCCTGCGCACCCTCCAGCCGGGCCAGGCCGCGCGCATCTTCACCGGCGCGCCCCTGCCCCCGGGCGCCACCGCCGTCGTGCGCCAGGAGGCCACCCGGCCCGCCTCGGACGACACCGTGGACCTCTTCGTCACCGTCCCCCCGGGCCGCGACATCCGCCCCGAGGGGGAGGATCTGCTCCTGGGCGCGTCCGTGCTGCACGCGGGCCAGCGCATCGACGCCGCGGTGCTCGGGGTGCTCGCGTCGCTGGGAGACCCCCTGGTGCTCGTGCGCCCGCCGCCGCGAGTCGCCGTGCTCGCCACCGGGGACGAGCTCGTGCCGCCCGGCACCCCCGCCCTCCCCCACCAGGTGTACGAGAGCAACCTCGTCCTCGTCGCCGCGCTCGCGAGCGAGGCCGGGGCCCAGGTGGTGGCCCGCGAGCGCGCCCGGGACGACGACGACGTCCTGCGCCCCGCCCTCCAGCGCCTCGCCAAGCGCGCGGACGTGCTCATCACCACCGGAGGCGCCTCCGTGGGAGACCGGGACCGGGTCAAACGCGTGCTCTCCGCGCTCGGGTGCACCTTCCTCGTGGACGGCGTGGCGATCAAGCCCGGCAAGCCCGTGGCCGTGGGGCGTCTGGGCTCCACCGCCGTCGTCGTGCTGCCCGGCACCCCGGGCGCCGCCACCGTCGCCTTCGACCAGTTCGCCCGGCCGCTGCTCCTGCACCACCAGGGCGTGCGCGAGCAGCGCCGGCGGGTGCGCGCGCGGCTCGACGAGGGCCGACACAAGCAGGCGGGGCTCACCTACCTGGTGTCGGGCACGCTGGAGACGCGCGAGGACGGCCAGCTCTGGGCCCGCATCCGCGCCCAGGGCGCCGGCCAACTGCTCGGCAACGTCGGCGCCGAGGGCCATGCCATCCTCCCCCCGGGCCGCGCCGATTTCTCCGAGGGCGACACGGTGGACTTCGAGTGCTTCGATCGGCCCCAGTACCTCGCGGCGGAGGCACCATGA
- a CDS encoding SDR family NAD(P)-dependent oxidoreductase: MERLKDKVALVTGAASGIGRATALLFAREGARVVATDIAGTGEQVVQEIRAAGGQALFLLHDVTDEVVWNKVMSRTFEAHGRLDVLVNNAGTATSRPVADLSLAEWREQLAVNLDSAFLGTKYAVRTMRLGKRGGSIVNVASVSALVGSPGTAAYSASKGGVRMLSKAVAMECAQDGIRVNTVFPGGVRTPSWQTADWWRGFVDQIGGEEEAWKQLEASAPMGRMGEPEDIAEAILYLASDASRYVTGSELVVDGGYTAR, encoded by the coding sequence ATGGAACGACTCAAGGACAAGGTGGCCCTCGTGACGGGGGCGGCATCTGGAATCGGCCGGGCCACGGCCCTGCTGTTCGCCCGGGAGGGCGCGCGGGTGGTGGCGACGGACATCGCGGGCACGGGCGAGCAGGTCGTCCAGGAAATCCGCGCCGCCGGCGGCCAAGCCCTCTTCTTGCTCCATGACGTGACGGACGAAGTGGTGTGGAACAAGGTCATGAGCCGCACCTTCGAGGCCCATGGCCGGCTGGACGTGTTGGTGAACAACGCGGGCACCGCCACCTCCCGTCCCGTCGCCGACCTCTCGCTCGCCGAGTGGCGTGAACAGCTCGCGGTGAACCTGGACAGCGCCTTCCTCGGCACCAAGTACGCCGTGCGCACCATGCGCCTGGGCAAGCGCGGTGGCTCCATCGTCAATGTGGCCTCGGTCTCGGCGCTCGTGGGCAGCCCCGGCACCGCCGCCTATTCCGCCAGCAAGGGCGGTGTGCGCATGCTGAGCAAGGCCGTGGCCATGGAGTGCGCCCAGGACGGCATCCGCGTCAACACCGTCTTCCCCGGCGGCGTGCGCACGCCCAGTTGGCAGACGGCGGACTGGTGGAGGGGCTTCGTCGATCAAATCGGCGGCGAGGAAGAGGCCTGGAAGCAGCTCGAGGCCTCCGCCCCCATGGGCCGCATGGGCGAGCCCGAGGACATCGCCGAGGCCATCCTCTATCTGGCCTCGGACGCCTCGCGCTATGTCACCGGCTCGGAGCTCGTCGTGGACGGCGGCTACACCGCCCGCTGA
- a CDS encoding MDR family MFS transporter, which yields MSWVQRRPEYVVAIVFVAAMFMNILDTTVVNVALPAMAQQFGVRATDAEWVVIGYLMSLAVWIPASGWMGDRFGTKRTFLTALALFTLASALCGLAPSLSWLVAARILQGVGGGMMAPVGTAMLFRAFPPERRANAARVLIIPTVVAPALGPVLGGFLVDTLSWHWVFLVNLPIGVAAFAFGAWALREHREPGVGRFDVAGFLLAGVGLSLLLYALSTGPVLGWGLPSVLGAAVVGALAASAFVWNELRVKNPMLKLRLLADRHFRNANLAAGFGSAGFMGVLFLMPVFLQGVRGESAFSSGLTTFPEALGVLCSSQLVGKLYPRVGPRRLIALGLSCMIACTLLLALVGLRADLWVLRLLMFATGASMAFLFISQQAATFAKVSSADTGHASAIFNTQRQVASMLGVALLATLLSARLGVDGVRPSPESFEAFRLAFIAAAVIALGGVAAGLAIRDEDAASTMRRGAPKPLSPEAAEAALP from the coding sequence ATGTCCTGGGTTCAGCGGCGTCCCGAGTACGTGGTCGCCATCGTCTTCGTCGCCGCCATGTTCATGAACATCCTGGACACCACGGTCGTGAACGTGGCCCTGCCCGCCATGGCGCAGCAGTTCGGCGTGCGGGCGACGGACGCGGAGTGGGTCGTCATCGGCTATCTGATGAGCCTGGCGGTGTGGATTCCCGCGTCCGGGTGGATGGGGGACCGCTTCGGCACCAAGCGCACGTTCCTCACGGCGCTGGCGCTGTTCACGCTGGCCTCGGCGCTCTGTGGCCTGGCCCCGAGCCTGTCCTGGCTGGTGGCGGCGCGCATCCTCCAGGGCGTGGGCGGCGGGATGATGGCGCCGGTGGGCACCGCCATGCTCTTCCGGGCGTTTCCTCCCGAGCGGCGCGCCAACGCCGCGCGCGTGCTCATCATCCCCACGGTGGTGGCGCCCGCGCTCGGGCCGGTGCTCGGCGGCTTCCTCGTGGACACGCTGTCCTGGCACTGGGTGTTCCTGGTGAACCTGCCCATCGGCGTCGCCGCGTTCGCCTTTGGGGCGTGGGCCCTCCGGGAGCACCGCGAGCCGGGCGTGGGCCGCTTCGACGTGGCGGGCTTCCTGCTCGCGGGCGTGGGCCTGTCGCTCCTGCTCTACGCGCTGAGCACCGGGCCGGTGCTGGGCTGGGGCCTTCCGTCCGTCCTGGGCGCGGCGGTGGTGGGCGCGCTCGCTGCCTCGGCGTTCGTGTGGAACGAGCTCCGGGTGAAGAACCCCATGCTCAAGCTGCGGCTGCTCGCGGACCGGCACTTCCGCAACGCCAACCTGGCCGCGGGCTTTGGCAGCGCGGGCTTCATGGGCGTGCTCTTCCTCATGCCCGTCTTCCTCCAGGGTGTGCGGGGCGAGTCCGCCTTCTCCTCCGGGCTCACCACCTTCCCCGAGGCCCTGGGGGTGCTCTGCTCCTCGCAGCTCGTGGGGAAGCTCTACCCGCGCGTGGGACCCCGGCGGCTCATCGCCCTGGGCCTCTCGTGCATGATCGCGTGCACGCTGCTCCTGGCGCTCGTGGGCCTGCGGGCGGACCTGTGGGTGCTGCGGTTGTTGATGTTCGCCACCGGCGCGAGCATGGCCTTCCTCTTCATCTCCCAGCAGGCGGCCACCTTCGCGAAGGTGTCCAGCGCGGACACCGGACACGCCTCGGCCATCTTCAACACCCAGCGCCAGGTGGCCTCCATGCTCGGGGTGGCGCTGCTGGCCACGCTGCTGTCGGCCCGGCTGGGCGTGGACGGCGTGCGCCCCTCCCCCGAGTCCTTCGAGGCCTTCCGGCTCGCCTTCATCGCCGCGGCGGTCATCGCCCTGGGCGGCGTGGCGGCCGGGCTCGCCATCCGGGACGAGGACGCCGCGTCCACCATGCGCCGTGGCGCTCCCAAGCCCCTCTCCCCCGAGGCCGCCGAGGCCGCGCTGCCCTGA
- the mobB gene encoding molybdopterin-guanine dinucleotide biosynthesis protein B — translation MRPPPALSIIGWSGAGKTTLLTRLVPELSARGLRVGVVKHSSHAHPLHPEGSDTARLAQVGAALVGFATPSGVQLTFPAPSAHLLLLLAPFSGRVDLVLVEGWKDGPLPKVEVWREGLEPPLETARPDVLAVVGAPHRTGGPPRFEPGDVRGLATFLQRCLDEGVLGSGAP, via the coding sequence ATGAGGCCGCCGCCCGCGCTGAGCATCATCGGCTGGTCCGGCGCGGGAAAGACGACGCTGCTCACCCGGCTGGTGCCGGAGTTGAGCGCGCGGGGACTGCGCGTGGGCGTGGTGAAGCACTCGTCGCACGCGCACCCGCTCCACCCCGAGGGCAGCGACACGGCGCGGCTGGCCCAGGTGGGCGCGGCGCTGGTGGGCTTCGCCACCCCCTCGGGCGTGCAGCTCACCTTCCCCGCGCCCTCGGCGCACCTGCTCCTGCTGCTCGCGCCCTTCTCCGGGCGCGTGGACCTGGTGCTCGTCGAGGGATGGAAGGACGGGCCCCTGCCCAAGGTGGAGGTGTGGCGCGAGGGACTGGAGCCCCCGCTCGAGACCGCCCGCCCGGACGTGCTCGCCGTGGTGGGAGCCCCCCACCGCACCGGAGGCCCCCCGCGCTTCGAGCCCGGGGACGTGCGGGGCCTGGCCACCTTCCTCCAGCGCTGCCTCGACGAGGGGGTGCTGGGGTCGGGCGCGCCCTGA